The Oxalobacter aliiformigenes nucleotide sequence CGATTCGGCAAAATCCATTGCCCTCATGGCGACCAACGAAGGCGACTACTGGGACTACATTGCCGGAGGAACGGGAAAAGCACAGGTTCCGCAAAACCGTCCGCTTCCCGTTATCGCCATCACCACTACAGCCGGAACCGGTTCGGAAGCCGATCCCTGGACAGTCATCACCAAAGAGGAAACGAACGAAAAAATCGGCTTCGGCTATGACGACACCTTTCCGGTATTATCCATCGTCGATCCCGAACTGATGGCGAGCGTCCCGCCGTCCCTGACGGCTTTTCAGGGATTCGACGCCCTGTTTCACAGTACGGAAGGTTACCTGGCACAGTGCGCCAATCCGGTCAGCGACGCCCTGTCGCTGAAAGCGATAGAACTGATCGGCAAACACCTGCCGTCAGCTGTCCGAAACGGCAAGGACATGGCGGCCAGGGAAGGGATGGCAATCGCCAATACACTCTCCGGCATGGTCGAGTCGACCTCGTCGTGTCTGTCCGAGCATTCGCTGGAACACGCTCTTTCCGCCTACCATCCCGATCTGCCGCATGGAGCGGGGTTGATCATGATCAGCCAGGCGTACTATACCCATTTCGCCCAGGCACATGCCTGCGATTCACGGTTGATCGATATGGCCAGGGCACTGGGCAAAAAAGACGCCACCCATCCGATGGACTTCGTCATCGCACTGGTCCAGTTGCAGGTCGCCTGCGGCGTGGACAACCTCAAAATGTCCGATTACGGCATCAGACGCGAGGACTTGCCCGTCATGGCGAAAAATGCCCGCGACACCATGGGCGACCTGTTCCTGCTGGACCCGATCGCCCTCTCGGAAGAAGACTGCATCGCCATATACGAACAGTCCTACCGCTAGAATATTTTTGCAGGAAAATCCGTATCGGGTTGCCGCGGATTTTCCTGTCGTAACAATCCTTTCCCACTACAGACTGAAATACCTGATACCTTGCCATCGGGAATTTCTGCCGTTACCTGTTTCCTGTAAAATTGATGACCGACAAATATCTGTAGGATGATCGGGTAGCAAGGGCTTTTTTACTTCGAAAATCACCTGATAGCCTGATCTCAGCGTTTTTTCAGAACCGAATAAAGCAATGTCTGTTGTTGATTCCAGAAAAGTAATGATTTTTTGCAAAGGAGTAGATCGTACTATCGATATCAGGAACTGTGAAGCTATTGGAAACCGATATCGTATCTGTTTCAAAAATGGCAGGGAATATTTTTATAACAGAAACAATATCAGGATTTTTCATAATCCTGAAAGTATATCGTTTAAAAACAAATCTGTTTTCCACAATCAGATCCTGCTGGAAAATATCAGCAAAATTCTCCTGTTCGGAAAAAAACATGACGCTTATTACAGGATTTTCCGGCTACATCAGGATCCGTTTTCGGCACCTGTATCCGAATTCGAATTTCTCGAGAATGCCGCTACGCCACAATCCACCTTTATTCTCGACTATTACAGGCATATTGTTTGTCTTCTTGAATCCAAACATAATGAAGAGAAAGGCTTTTTGACCCGGCTGTATGACCGGCTTGGATTCATTCATCCAGAAAGCATTCTTGCCGCTTACCTCAATCGTCGTTATCCGACATATACGGGAAATTTCACCAGCCGGACATATCCATTGATCTTTCCCTTCCGGTTTAATCTCAGCCAGAAAACCGCACTTGAAAACGCTCTGTCGAATCCCGTTTCAGTCATTGAAGGGCCTCCTGGAACAGGTAAAACCCAGACCATTCTGAATATTCTTGCTAATCTGGTTGCAGTGGGAAAGAAAAGTGTCGCCGTCGTATCTTTTAATAACGAAGCGGTTAATAATATCCGTGACAAACTGGATAAGGCGGGTTATGGTTTCTTGGTTGCCGATCTTGGAAGAAAGGAGAAAAGGGAAAATTTTTTCAACCAGTTGCAACAGGCCGATGTTTCCAGTTTCAAAAGCACTTCATCCCTTAGAAGTCTTGAAAAAGAAATCGGGAAACTGAATCAGCAGCTAGCCGGATTGTTGGCGATAAACAATTCCGGAGCACAACTCCGGCAAGAACTTGCTGCCTACCGGCTGGAACAACAGCATTTCGAAAAACAGATTGAAGGTAAATCCAGCCGAATTGAGAAACTACCCCTGTTTGCAAAATCGTCCGAAAAACTCATAACTTGCCTGGCTGATCTTCATTTGGCAGACAGACTGGGAATCCATTCGACATTCCTATTCAAACTGAAACTATTTTTCAAATACGGTATTTTCCGTTTTTGGAAAAAAAGTGGGAAAATGGATTTTTACGTTACTCTGCAACGTGAATTTTACCGTCTGAAAATTCATGAACTAGAAAAAATATACCGGAAAAACCAAGAATATCTGGAAAAACATTCTTTCGACAGCTTGAGTGAAACACATTATAAGAAGTCAGTCGAATATTTTCGCAAACAGTTGTATGAGTTATATTCCCGACTTGCAAAACCGTCTTTCACAGAAAAAGCTCTTCAGGACAGCCGTCATTTCAGGAAATTCCTGAAATATTATCCGGTTATTCTCAGTACCAATCATTCCCTTCTAAATTCAATACCCGATCATTATTTGCTGGATTATGTGATCATTGACGAAGCTTCACAGGTTGATCTACTCACAGCGCTTCCTGTTCTGTCCCGTTGCAGGAATTTGATCGTTGTCGGTGATACAAAACAGTTACCACAGATTGTCGATACAAAACTGGACAAAACCGGATTGTCTTCCATTCCGGCCGAATATGACTATTTTAGTCAGAATATTCTTTCTTCCATCCTTGCAGTTTTCAAGCAGCATGTTCCCCGTGTCATTCTGAAAGAACACTACCGGTGCCATCCTGAAATTATCGGATTTTGTAACCGCAAATACTATAACGATGAACTCATTCCGTTTACCAGTGCTGACATGTCAGAAAAACCTTTGGTCCTGTATAAAACGGCGAAAGGCAATCATTCACGGCAAATAACACATGATTATGTGAAAGAAAGGGGAATTTACAATCAGAGAGAAATAGATATTGTCCAAAATGAAATGCTGGAGAAACTGGGAATCAATCCTGAAAAAGATGATATTGGTTTCGTTACCCCATATCGCAGACAGGTTTGCAAGGCTTCCAGGATTCTGCCAGACTATATCGTAAGCGACACTGTTCACAAATATCAGGGAAGAGAAAAAGACATCATTATATTATCCACCGTCCTCGATAAAAAGTCTGGAAGAAACCATCTTCATTTTGTTGATGATCCCCATCTGGTAAATGTTGCGGTTTCCCGTGCCAGAAAAAAACTTATCGTGGATACGGATCATGACTACTTTATGAAACATGGCAAGCATATGCGTGATCTGTGCCATTACATCCAGTACCACACACTGGACTCTCAGGTTATCGAAAGCGATGTTATTTCCGTTTTTGACCTGCTTTACAAGAATTATTCCGACAAGTTGAAAAAACTGCAGGCCAGGTTGTCTGACCACAGCCAATTCAGATCAGAAAATATCGTACATGCCCTGCTGGAAGATATCCTCTCACGACCAGAATATTCCGATTTTACATTCGTTGCTCAGGTTAGGCTCCACGATATTTTCAGAAATCCGAATTTTGCGAACACGGGATCGTCTCATGACATGGAAAACGATTACCTTGACAAAGCATCTGTCGATTTTGTTATTTATCGTAAATGCGGAAACCGGTTCGCGTTTGCCATTGAAGTGGACGGTTTTGCTTTTCACGAAAACAATCCGGAGCAATTGACAAGAGACAGACTTAAACAAGCCATATTTGATAAATACGGATTGAAAATTCTCCGTCTGCCAACAAACGGAAGCGGTGAAGAACAAAAAATTCTGGCAATGCTGGACCGGATACAGCAATCGTATGGATAGCGAGAAAAGCAGGCGGTACCATATCAATTATTTACTGATTTGTTCCGGAAACAAATACACATAAAACCGCTGTTTTACCTGTCCAAAAACGCTGTCAGGTACAGAAACATCCCGCAGAAGCGCAAAAAAACATAACTGATAATGATACTTGTTATCATTTAATGATCTATAATACTCATTTTTCCGGTCTGAAACAGGTCAGCAGCCAACAGAAGGAATATCGTTGATTCGTTACTGTCGGCAGATGCAATGAAATGGTTCATGTCATGGAGAATGGCTGTTTTTTTCGCTTTACGGTTGCGGATTTTGGTCGATACATTCAAATGGAACAATCCGGCAATCCTTCGGGGATTGCTGTTCGTCTCGCTGGTCGTACTCACGGTACTTTCCATCGCTACCGGAGTACAGGATTTCAGTCTGGCCGGTTTTCTGTCGGGTAACGGTGAGGACCGTTTCATCGGCCTGATCAGCCGGATTCCGCGTACACTGGCGATCATCATCGCCGGAACCGGGCTGTCGATTTCCGGGTTGATCATGCAGACGCTGACCAACAACAAATTCGTTTCCCCCTCGACGGCCGGGACGCTGGCCTGGTGCCGTTTCGGCGTCATGCTGGCGATCCTGTTCGCCGCCGGAGCGCCGACATGGATGCGTGTCAGTGTCGCATTCGTCGCCTCGCTGGCCGGAACATTCTGTTTCATCGGTCTCCTGCAGCATATGCGGTTCAAAAACGTGTTCATGGTACCGCTGGTCGGAATCATGCTCGGCAATGTCGTCAGCGCCATCACGATCTTCATCGCCTACCGGTATGACATCATCCAGAACATCACCTCCTGGCTGCAGGGCAATTTCTCGCTGATCGTGAAAGGCAATTACGAACTGCTCTATCTGGGGCTTCCCTGTGTGGCCATTTCATGGCTGTACGCCAGCCGCTTCACCATCGCCGGCATGGGGGATACCCTGGCGATCAGTCTGGGAGAAAATCCCCACCGTATCATGCTGCTGGGACTGTCGATCGTGGCATTCACCACATCGCTCATCGTCGTCACCGTCGGCAGCATTCCGTTTGTCGGCCTGATCATCCCGAACATCATTTCCATGCTCCGGGGCGACAACCTGAAGGGAACGCTGCCCGATACGGCC carries:
- a CDS encoding iron-containing alcohol dehydrogenase — translated: MNFTYYIPTRILFGRGTLNELHTQKLPGKKAMIVTTAGKSIRKYGYLDRVSEELAKAGVSIVLFDRIQPNPVKQHVMEGAELARRKQCDFIVGLGGGSSIDSAKSIALMATNEGDYWDYIAGGTGKAQVPQNRPLPVIAITTTAGTGSEADPWTVITKEETNEKIGFGYDDTFPVLSIVDPELMASVPPSLTAFQGFDALFHSTEGYLAQCANPVSDALSLKAIELIGKHLPSAVRNGKDMAAREGMAIANTLSGMVESTSSCLSEHSLEHALSAYHPDLPHGAGLIMISQAYYTHFAQAHACDSRLIDMARALGKKDATHPMDFVIALVQLQVACGVDNLKMSDYGIRREDLPVMAKNARDTMGDLFLLDPIALSEEDCIAIYEQSYR
- a CDS encoding AAA domain-containing protein; this encodes MIFCKGVDRTIDIRNCEAIGNRYRICFKNGREYFYNRNNIRIFHNPESISFKNKSVFHNQILLENISKILLFGKKHDAYYRIFRLHQDPFSAPVSEFEFLENAATPQSTFILDYYRHIVCLLESKHNEEKGFLTRLYDRLGFIHPESILAAYLNRRYPTYTGNFTSRTYPLIFPFRFNLSQKTALENALSNPVSVIEGPPGTGKTQTILNILANLVAVGKKSVAVVSFNNEAVNNIRDKLDKAGYGFLVADLGRKEKRENFFNQLQQADVSSFKSTSSLRSLEKEIGKLNQQLAGLLAINNSGAQLRQELAAYRLEQQHFEKQIEGKSSRIEKLPLFAKSSEKLITCLADLHLADRLGIHSTFLFKLKLFFKYGIFRFWKKSGKMDFYVTLQREFYRLKIHELEKIYRKNQEYLEKHSFDSLSETHYKKSVEYFRKQLYELYSRLAKPSFTEKALQDSRHFRKFLKYYPVILSTNHSLLNSIPDHYLLDYVIIDEASQVDLLTALPVLSRCRNLIVVGDTKQLPQIVDTKLDKTGLSSIPAEYDYFSQNILSSILAVFKQHVPRVILKEHYRCHPEIIGFCNRKYYNDELIPFTSADMSEKPLVLYKTAKGNHSRQITHDYVKERGIYNQREIDIVQNEMLEKLGINPEKDDIGFVTPYRRQVCKASRILPDYIVSDTVHKYQGREKDIIILSTVLDKKSGRNHLHFVDDPHLVNVAVSRARKKLIVDTDHDYFMKHGKHMRDLCHYIQYHTLDSQVIESDVISVFDLLYKNYSDKLKKLQARLSDHSQFRSENIVHALLEDILSRPEYSDFTFVAQVRLHDIFRNPNFANTGSSHDMENDYLDKASVDFVIYRKCGNRFAFAIEVDGFAFHENNPEQLTRDRLKQAIFDKYGLKILRLPTNGSGEEQKILAMLDRIQQSYG
- a CDS encoding ABC transporter permease, with the translated sequence MKWFMSWRMAVFFALRLRILVDTFKWNNPAILRGLLFVSLVVLTVLSIATGVQDFSLAGFLSGNGEDRFIGLISRIPRTLAIIIAGTGLSISGLIMQTLTNNKFVSPSTAGTLAWCRFGVMLAILFAAGAPTWMRVSVAFVASLAGTFCFIGLLQHMRFKNVFMVPLVGIMLGNVVSAITIFIAYRYDIIQNITSWLQGNFSLIVKGNYELLYLGLPCVAISWLYASRFTIAGMGDTLAISLGENPHRIMLLGLSIVAFTTSLIVVTVGSIPFVGLIIPNIISMLRGDNLKGTLPDTALLGSVFLLACDLAGRTVINPYEVNISVVVGIVGSIVFLALLFWRKRA